In Kocuria turfanensis, a single genomic region encodes these proteins:
- a CDS encoding lysophospholipid acyltransferase family protein has protein sequence MALQLRPNKYAYRAIVLAGLAAVRLFRVPVLASGEEHLPDDQVVHGLDREVQPGRGAVVAVTHFGYLDFVFAQLVIWRRLRAHSRFLITRKHTGSAFVTAVCRLCDHVVVDRANGAPAYAEALAKLRRGEFLAVFPEGGVSRSWTVRPLRTGAARMAAETGAPVIPVAVWGGHRMLTRGRGGIRLRDVWRTPVRVHVGPLLRVAADEDVRAASERLRQALQEGIDRCIDSYPATPAPGAWWMPAHRGGGAITVAEQAAHDDRERESYKRTG, from the coding sequence GTGGCCCTGCAGCTGCGCCCCAACAAGTACGCCTACCGGGCCATCGTGCTCGCCGGACTCGCCGCGGTGCGGCTCTTCCGCGTGCCGGTGCTCGCCTCGGGCGAGGAGCACCTGCCGGACGACCAGGTGGTGCACGGGCTGGACCGGGAGGTGCAGCCCGGCCGGGGCGCCGTCGTGGCGGTGACCCACTTCGGCTACCTCGACTTCGTGTTCGCGCAGCTGGTGATCTGGCGCCGGCTGCGGGCCCACTCGCGGTTCCTCATCACGCGCAAGCACACCGGCAGCGCCTTCGTGACCGCGGTGTGCCGGCTGTGCGACCACGTCGTCGTCGACCGCGCCAACGGCGCCCCCGCCTACGCGGAGGCCCTGGCGAAGCTGCGGCGCGGGGAGTTCCTCGCCGTGTTCCCCGAGGGCGGGGTCAGCCGCAGCTGGACCGTGCGGCCGCTGCGCACCGGCGCCGCCCGGATGGCCGCGGAGACCGGCGCCCCCGTCATCCCCGTGGCCGTGTGGGGCGGGCACCGGATGCTCACCCGCGGGCGGGGCGGGATCCGGCTGCGCGACGTCTGGCGGACCCCCGTGCGGGTGCACGTCGGCCCGCTGCTGCGCGTCGCCGCCGACGAGGACGTGCGCGCCGCGAGCGAGCGGCTGCGGCAGGCGCTGCAGGAGGGGATCGACCGGTGCATCGACAGCTACCCGGCGACCCCCGCACCCGGCGCGTGGTGGATGCCGGCGCACCGGGGCGGCGGCGCCATCACCGTGGCCGAGCAGGCCGCGCACGACGACCGCGAGCGGGAGTCCTACAAGCGCACCGGCTGA
- a CDS encoding YhgE/Pip domain-containing protein: MPTVPAPSAPRHLAEPRERPPWRSVSFWAAPLLTVLALAVAGTALYMGGLSDPTAHLRDFPVALVNRDTGVDTAGGEHRNLGREVVDGFVDGVEGSDELDLRVLDWATAQQQLDSGRVYAAVVVPETFSADATGLVQGALTSEDSRRPRITVLTDPQAGTLGTRLAAGAVEPALQEASVRLGEQLAAAAEEAEEQASAAVERRLADAQAEQSRELAAAAAQAGSGAQAFARQIAVAQEGTPGSLAAELAPRVSSASAAVLADPVDVVVEAFHEPQDGTALGMGAFYYAVLLLVLGLSGSIGASILIDGRLGVAPLELGPVFRQRLRARPSRRATFLMKWGVVVVAGAPAAGSMMAVCAGLGVPLPHGFLLFLLSWLSIATVSAVTLALVTVLGSAGLVLAMVYLVLMGLPSAGAVVPLEALPEFFRAIAAAEPLHHMATSVRAVLYFDAVPDAGLRTGPPALGALLVGSVALALAVGAVYDRRAGRRGAAR; this comes from the coding sequence ATGCCCACCGTCCCCGCCCCGTCCGCTCCCCGGCACCTGGCGGAGCCCCGGGAGCGCCCGCCCTGGCGCTCCGTCAGCTTCTGGGCCGCGCCCCTGCTCACCGTCCTGGCCCTGGCGGTCGCGGGGACGGCCCTGTACATGGGCGGGCTCTCCGACCCCACGGCCCATCTCCGGGACTTCCCGGTGGCGCTCGTCAACCGGGACACCGGGGTGGACACCGCCGGGGGTGAGCACCGGAACCTGGGCCGGGAGGTCGTCGACGGCTTCGTGGACGGGGTCGAGGGATCGGACGAGCTCGACCTGCGGGTCCTCGACTGGGCCACGGCCCAGCAGCAGCTGGACTCCGGCCGCGTCTACGCCGCCGTGGTGGTCCCCGAGACCTTCTCGGCCGACGCGACCGGCCTCGTGCAGGGCGCCCTGACGAGCGAGGACTCCCGCCGGCCGCGGATCACGGTCCTCACCGACCCGCAGGCGGGGACGCTGGGCACCCGGCTGGCTGCCGGAGCGGTGGAGCCGGCGCTGCAGGAGGCGAGCGTGCGCCTCGGCGAGCAGCTCGCCGCGGCGGCCGAGGAGGCCGAGGAGCAGGCGTCCGCGGCGGTCGAGCGCCGGCTCGCGGACGCCCAGGCGGAGCAGTCGCGGGAGCTCGCCGCGGCCGCCGCCCAGGCCGGGTCCGGCGCGCAGGCCTTCGCCCGGCAGATCGCCGTCGCCCAGGAGGGCACGCCCGGCAGTCTCGCCGCGGAGCTCGCCCCGCGGGTCAGCTCCGCCTCCGCCGCGGTGCTCGCGGACCCGGTCGACGTGGTCGTCGAGGCCTTCCACGAGCCGCAGGACGGCACGGCCCTGGGCATGGGGGCGTTCTACTACGCCGTGCTGCTCCTCGTGCTGGGGCTGAGCGGATCGATCGGGGCGAGCATCCTGATCGACGGGCGGCTCGGGGTGGCGCCCCTGGAGCTCGGTCCCGTCTTCCGTCAGCGGCTGCGGGCGCGGCCGTCCCGCCGGGCGACCTTCCTCATGAAGTGGGGCGTGGTCGTGGTGGCCGGCGCCCCCGCCGCGGGCTCGATGATGGCGGTGTGCGCCGGGCTCGGGGTGCCGCTGCCGCACGGGTTCCTCCTCTTCCTGCTGAGCTGGCTGTCGATCGCCACCGTCTCCGCCGTGACCCTCGCCCTCGTCACCGTGCTCGGCAGCGCGGGGCTGGTGCTGGCCATGGTCTACCTCGTGCTCATGGGCCTGCCCTCCGCCGGAGCCGTGGTCCCGCTGGAGGCGCTGCCGGAGTTCTTCCGGGCGATCGCCGCCGCGGAGCCGCTGCACCACATGGCCACGAGCGTGCGCGCGGTGCTCTACTTCGACGCCGTCCCGGACGCCGGCCTGCGGACCGGCCCGCCGGCCCTGGGGGCGCTCCTGGTGGGCTCCGTCGCCCTGGCCCTGGCCGTGGGGGCGGTCTACGACCGCCGGGCGGGGCGCCGCGGCGCGGCGCGCTGA
- a CDS encoding DNA-3-methyladenine glycosylase I, with protein sequence MLRAYYDTEWGMPVRDERGLYERICLEGFQAGLSWATILRKRPAFRAAFADFDPDVVAGFGGSDVDRLLADAGIVRHRGKIEAAVGNARATVALRAEGGLPGLVWSFRPAATPRPRTAAEVPTRSAESEALSRALRARGFRFVGPTTMYALMEAVGIVDTHLMGSHRRGSSGVWPEPEGRA encoded by the coding sequence CTGCTGCGGGCGTACTACGACACGGAGTGGGGCATGCCGGTGCGCGACGAGCGGGGCCTCTACGAGCGCATCTGCCTGGAGGGGTTCCAGGCCGGGCTGTCCTGGGCCACCATCCTGCGCAAGCGCCCTGCGTTCCGCGCCGCCTTCGCGGACTTCGACCCGGACGTCGTGGCCGGCTTCGGCGGCTCCGACGTCGACCGGCTCCTGGCCGACGCCGGCATCGTGCGCCACCGCGGCAAGATCGAGGCCGCCGTCGGCAACGCCCGGGCCACCGTGGCCCTGCGCGCCGAGGGCGGACTGCCCGGGCTCGTGTGGTCCTTCCGGCCCGCGGCCACCCCGCGCCCGCGCACGGCCGCCGAGGTGCCCACCCGCTCCGCCGAGTCCGAGGCCCTCTCCCGGGCGCTGCGGGCCCGGGGCTTCCGCTTCGTGGGGCCGACCACGATGTACGCGCTGATGGAGGCCGTCGGGATCGTGGACACCCACCTGATGGGCAGCCACCGGCGGGGCAGCTCCGGGGTGTGGCCGGAGCCGGAGGGACGTGCGTAG
- a CDS encoding DUF4870 domain-containing protein, producing the protein MSYLPPSASRPGEGGPGPSGHGTGPGYGHGAGQGPGYGYGTGGPAPQYRAQGDDRTIAILTHLSGLVGALISVGWLGFVGPLVVWLVHKDRNAFLRATAAGSFNFNLSMWLLNAAAWVCLFTVILFPVAIVLWLVAGVLLVVCHVLAVLKANKGEVYRYPLQLPVLR; encoded by the coding sequence ATGTCCTACCTTCCTCCGTCCGCCTCCCGCCCGGGCGAGGGCGGCCCCGGCCCGTCCGGCCACGGCACCGGTCCCGGCTACGGCCACGGGGCCGGCCAGGGACCCGGCTACGGCTACGGGACCGGCGGGCCGGCGCCGCAGTACCGGGCGCAGGGCGACGACCGCACGATCGCGATCCTCACCCACCTCTCCGGGCTGGTCGGGGCGCTGATCTCCGTCGGCTGGCTCGGCTTCGTGGGCCCGCTCGTGGTGTGGCTCGTCCACAAGGACCGCAACGCGTTCCTGCGGGCCACCGCGGCCGGCTCCTTCAACTTCAACCTGTCGATGTGGCTGCTCAACGCGGCCGCCTGGGTCTGCCTGTTCACGGTGATCCTCTTCCCGGTGGCGATCGTGCTGTGGCTCGTGGCCGGGGTGCTGCTCGTGGTCTGCCACGTCCTGGCCGTGCTCAAGGCCAACAAGGGCGAGGTCTACCGCTACCCGCTGCAGCTGCCGGTGCTGCGCTGA
- a CDS encoding MFS transporter, whose protein sequence is MAAMHPTDPAAQRRALQRRVVRVLALGQVLGGVGVGATLALGALLVTEVSGSPAWSGMAATMNTLGAALLAVPLARLARARGRRISLSTGAVTAMAGASVTIGAAVLTSFPVLLLGLALLGAGSALNLQSRFAATDLAADDTRARDLSLVVWSTTIGAVLGPNLFVPGELLGRALGLPELTGGFVIALAAQAAGALVYLTALRPDPLLLAVAEGEAAGTGRPSPAGGLAVLRSSAPARRAVLTVALSHAVMVALMSMTPVHLTGHGASLGLVGLTISLHVAGMYALAPVFGWLADRFGRRPVVLLGQTAFTASLVLAWLASAAPALVAVSLVLLGLGWSASTVAGSALVAEAVPPAERPQLQGVSDLFMNLAGAAGGALAGPVLAIVGFDGLSAALLVLVAAVVLLHRGRQPAPVA, encoded by the coding sequence ATGGCGGCCATGCACCCGACGGACCCGGCGGCGCAGCGCCGCGCCCTGCAGCGGAGGGTCGTGCGCGTCCTCGCCCTGGGCCAGGTCCTGGGCGGGGTGGGGGTGGGCGCGACCCTGGCCCTGGGCGCCCTGCTCGTGACCGAGGTCTCCGGCTCCCCGGCGTGGTCCGGGATGGCCGCGACCATGAACACGCTCGGCGCGGCCCTGCTCGCCGTGCCGCTGGCCCGCCTGGCCCGGGCGCGCGGGCGCCGGATCTCCCTGAGCACCGGCGCGGTCACCGCGATGGCCGGGGCGAGCGTCACGATCGGCGCCGCCGTCCTCACCAGTTTTCCCGTGCTGCTGCTGGGCCTGGCCCTGCTGGGCGCCGGGTCGGCCCTGAACCTGCAGTCCCGCTTCGCGGCGACCGACCTCGCCGCCGACGACACCCGCGCCCGGGACCTGTCCCTCGTCGTGTGGTCCACGACGATCGGCGCGGTGCTGGGCCCCAACCTCTTCGTGCCGGGCGAGCTCCTCGGCCGGGCCCTGGGGCTGCCGGAGCTCACCGGCGGGTTCGTCATCGCACTGGCGGCCCAGGCCGCGGGGGCGCTCGTGTACCTCACCGCGCTGCGCCCCGACCCCCTGCTGCTGGCCGTGGCCGAGGGCGAGGCCGCGGGGACGGGCAGGCCCTCGCCCGCCGGCGGGCTCGCGGTGCTGCGCTCCTCCGCGCCCGCCCGCCGCGCCGTGCTCACCGTGGCGCTGAGCCACGCGGTCATGGTCGCGCTGATGTCCATGACGCCCGTGCACCTGACCGGCCACGGCGCGTCGCTGGGCCTCGTGGGCCTGACCATCAGCCTGCACGTGGCCGGGATGTACGCCCTCGCCCCCGTCTTCGGCTGGCTCGCGGACCGGTTCGGCCGGCGCCCGGTGGTCCTGCTGGGCCAGACCGCGTTCACGGCCTCGCTGGTGCTGGCCTGGCTGGCCTCGGCCGCCCCGGCGCTCGTGGCGGTCAGCCTGGTCCTGCTGGGGCTCGGCTGGTCGGCCTCCACCGTGGCCGGCTCGGCGCTCGTGGCGGAGGCCGTCCCGCCGGCCGAGCGGCCGCAGCTGCAGGGCGTCTCGGACCTGTTCATGAACCTCGCCGGGGCGGCCGGCGGCGCGCTGGCCGGGCCCGTGCTGGCCATCGTCGGCTTCGACGGGCTCAGCGCGGCGCTGCTGGTGCTCGTGGCGGCCGTGGTGCTCCTCCACCGGGGCCGGCAGCCGGCCCCGGTGGCCTGA
- a CDS encoding TetR/AcrR family transcriptional regulator, with protein sequence MSTGPGRDEGAKRSRTATRRRLLETAAGVFAERGIEGASVGELCAAAGFSRGAFYSNFGSKTDLALAMYEDHVEQLVSRLGEQLERWLTAGASAEEVVVRILEGLSDHTSDTTWHTVRLELLLTARRSPAVREVLVGHRDALVDAVVDALTRVARRQRLRFTVEVADLARMLLATYDGALNARLADGPEGAAQHDVAPAIWLAFTRPEEADGTPPAGHR encoded by the coding sequence ATGAGCACCGGACCGGGCCGGGACGAGGGCGCGAAGCGCTCCCGGACGGCCACCCGCCGGCGCCTGCTCGAGACCGCCGCCGGCGTCTTCGCCGAGCGGGGCATCGAGGGCGCGAGCGTCGGGGAGCTGTGCGCGGCGGCGGGCTTCAGCCGCGGCGCGTTCTACAGCAACTTCGGCTCCAAGACCGACCTGGCCCTGGCCATGTACGAGGACCACGTGGAGCAGCTGGTGTCCCGGCTCGGCGAGCAGCTGGAGCGCTGGCTCACCGCGGGCGCCTCCGCGGAGGAGGTGGTCGTGCGGATCCTCGAAGGCCTGTCCGACCACACCTCGGACACCACGTGGCACACCGTGCGGCTCGAGCTGCTGCTGACCGCCCGGCGCTCGCCCGCGGTCCGGGAGGTGCTGGTCGGACACCGCGACGCCCTGGTGGACGCCGTCGTCGACGCGCTCACCCGGGTGGCGCGGCGGCAGCGGCTGCGGTTCACCGTCGAGGTCGCCGACCTCGCCCGGATGCTGCTGGCCACCTACGACGGCGCGCTCAACGCCCGGCTCGCGGACGGCCCCGAGGGCGCGGCCCAGCACGACGTGGCGCCGGCGATCTGGCTCGCCTTCACGCGCCCGGAGGAGGCGGACGGCACGCCGCCGGCGGGCCACCGCTGA